In Podospora pseudoanserina strain CBS 124.78 chromosome 5, whole genome shotgun sequence, a single window of DNA contains:
- a CDS encoding hypothetical protein (EggNog:ENOG503NU0W; COG:S; antiSMASH:Cluster_5) → MSMAGPTLGNDGHGGTLPDVEFAIHHVFLPPKVPQSDDTTGTGEAFLIRSFLKSLREFAALQPEEATRLQPLVRMIERLLRLHINESKQQVTTEVLHELSDGESAVFYVREQNAGLLLTGKVNTILAQGFELLSDNASVMSNRGRLIRQFPNAAAEFPRALLMDPKFLKEFADHLCELSKTPIAAVRPKTRKANANHDEYRDTVSPVLVTGMLMAILQGLGQVISPTTITKRMREQVNWDNTNKPFHRSPLWVLLRAAVGILLRQSSGPIDRDFLYKSVTTFYHASLLDMATTCGLDSDLRFTMAAKINRRIVKLDHLVELPWTTLVQKVVARDHDELKGRWLAAQQEKCLSNTDRPLAGLRFADDTNLQLTGLKKHLAGIESRPSADTVDPGPGDDSTMPEFSSTSPPSLHSNPDMRPFVLLNFEAWVDQHLSSWVVSQLDKNNKQHDRAAHGIGELECMIQTYLCFAKDSYVNDPEALSMMYLVTMELWVALDRIAGDAIPLLLEYDPGFTSDIFNPLILPTKRRMERLQTIENYLANRRTGTYPPMFCGFGGANSFAVRYFDASLPGGHSDLHSQIVSYAERNKHQKLEEFDGKRQEYAKLSSERSQTDHNRTWNPQSCRFQCSWDCKACDLDARLKVITIRRFEWPLPTNRCEAIAVVFEIALPSVVLVWRNTTVHIFLSILMNSDICKERVHLELYYPEEHSGLQRFTGSTSSIKLASVVKSVERSHYSSTQHISMFTEANICVEHGCRYDYYHTGKNLRHDEIFERPSIHSACSHAAHEPNDHLSKFIRQSSHDSNYVISSQDCCPQDMTLEALRAFGHHRSGDSLQWGNTLSQLTMPSLDLNRQSTFLLVMQSCTEAGAQDKLNSVYRKTHNDAADELFAGKFLGALEDAFARFHENWQNDIAVGLLACLATRILSLTSSSSIASGVLQLLARIRQTSMAWTRQLLRKRSKSSSENEREAFAHRALMTAFICMSTFDMDSDLLDPLLSSPKQLSHFVEAAITACDHLPSKLSNPVYRFMAYRWRNLMYQSMGMMRAEIIGNRNSGFGSAVQHIWAAFDPSQSTWVTRQGSQGHIVESSMSRNGKNTKASWNMLTGELLVNGYPLSRLPRKYEADQNYSQLFGTRILEVVPSTIQGMHFSARQDQDGWIVHFAMLDGIVVIQAVKRGSNDEELWEFIPRSCFLGGLSKSFVMDFSHWRNNSTGEIEFRPAATPWEHSPNHWLLAKEGVRTVLRLDQDLVIDLHSETALAISTRLEPLDCRENIDMIFHHGADKGQLNVTLPRFALSFSLAPGSSNLRSKHYAGMIIDERQEIGALIGLKSKLVLRDEKHVDNLQPSRLLLIPRGQPTVTMHDDHVRVKILTENIPHVKHEAFRIDTRLGQLVDNGSLVSKLYLCLLHALTSHCLPDPLTSRTGTEEATRVLQLSAVRSFQRLESDCIEILAKISGLSPKRRFYPEHLQNMEQCSWNPNLPVLSQYDGFLAMVEEIMAHAEDCEVLYEQSKGGAGEAIRELARSVKTHLLTERAIIRNSSFRVTQFGAEDHSARYDVNYGGRHSKDQEVERSSIARNIALMVSSGAPQLLFPTTPSLKQSILSITSNSFSGDPRVGLGFNAEHYEKPEVALKELWCGLHRALATEENCYRIIFFLSSLSFATKANLDVVQALLAIATQRRMSGGLVTPPDEQLFDLTHDRLSLRQRVERIVKEKRLSMKLCPDMPVYRQRHESESDFQARYYQEWETLSGSMVRALVSDFESQWSKSWTVTRPSSRQPCEHWVPLSVVIPLVNKTLDLTRRTILFTDYLDSLALAIEGMTCLATSRGSLVASLPFVDDENTQRPSSTPIGFIKDTSLFSNPPPEIHRPVPERFLDLLEEIPPVDVGKRPITNLIEHIAALGQEEEHQRIYVHELRQSSKSVGTVHVRLKIHGQALFSRLSQYLIKCQGDSVRIENDIVRALKCGGVSKELSVSADLFPRISPIFLLQHLRRDRWIKLPPKWRLALMNYALSLAYLQRAERLVNSCQSANRRVDFLKELRNFGHHDEKDFDPLDWPEYVLLEVEQGILIRPVQHQIAANMRQPPAGKSCVMQLNMGEGKSSVIVPIVSISISDGSCLARVVVAKAQAKQMEHTLVSAIGRLVGRRVYFLPISRAVRVDGKAIRTIARLIRQCKEECGVLLVQPEHILSFKLMGLEGVWNKHPVAQTILSTYSELESISRDIVDESDENFSVKFELVYTMGSQQPVDMSPERWMLIQDLLGVVRDVAKKLKRGDTKQSGPTDGLLFEEEPNCGRFPTIRTLDKSAGTQLMEATARELCRVGMRGLPIQHQTRQMRDAVLQYIMDPDVDQQHIEMVENDRSGLVQNDTMRRGLFLLRGLLASGVLQFALGQKRFRVNYGLAPDRQPATMLAVPYRAKDSPAPRSEFSHTDVVIVLTCLSYYYRGLTEAELFLSLEVLSTSDRAEQEYSDWSRASPLLDRALRHFSAVNLKDKTLYTEKLFPGLRFSKPVIDYYLSTVVFPKGIREFPLKLSSSGWDLAKQKAHAVTGFSGTTDSKYVLPPSISAQDLPEQIYTNSHVLACLLQSENTVVELGTEQEDLCALTVNMLLSAVIKSIQAMRVILDVGAQIVELSNLQFVKHWLSVVSDADAVIFFNDNDELSVVTRDGTVESFYTSPFKTQTERCLVFLDQAHTRGTDLRLPDDYRAAVTLGPGVTKDTLVQACMRMRKLGSGQSVTFCLSPEMQRRVRDYERMDASQPITVMHVLAFAIFETWNDAHRSVLLWATQGLRHQRQEEILSRIGGYDKLQVEDVEEYLEAEAQTVEKRYRPGPGTQAQSLACQLEDASSLVSRRADVAAIRAKCIKFGFKNLDLVATLEEEQERELAPEIEQERHIERPEPMKPLRHSLHPDIRLFVVTGRLDPESRAVLPAFHAMLRSSASKVFPANKFPASLLVTKDFANTVRPSQAGYCSDSYQRPVQWILTSKISGDTKQTDTGSRMLMVVISPHEAEIIKSQILRDSNVAGTLHSYLPRSSLSFRSMEDLKTFTYPFMTPTQLEKWTPPPELIMQLNLFAGQLYLRSYEEYVRMCRYLGLSFTENKSDGSGGVVVGADGFVGRAGGKGYEDCPFEESPVGFLSVLYKRLRRDCANIDRTHMGTVLAGGILTEKDFERIGDDEEGTGGLEKGVGQMRLD, encoded by the exons ATGAGCATGGCAGGTCCAACTCTGGGCAACGATGGCCATGGAGGGACACTGCCGGATGTCGAATTCGCGATCCATCATGTGTTCTTACCGCCAAAAGTGCCCCAGTCCGACGACACCACTGGGACTGGAGAGGCCTTTCTCATCCGTTCGTTTCTCAAATCGCTACGCGAGTTTGCAGCTCTGCAGCCGGAAGAGGCGACACGACTGCAGCCCTTGGTGCGGATGATCGAGCGACTCTTGCGACTTCACATCAACGAGTCAAAGCAGCAAGTTACGACTGAGGTTTTGCACGAATTGAGTGATGGTG AATCCGCCGTGTTTTATGTTCGGGAGCAAAATGCCGGCCTGCTTCTTACCGGAAAGGTCAATACCATCTTGGCCCAGGGCTTCGAACTCTTGTCGGACAATGCATCGGTCATGTCAAACAGAGGACGTCTGATCCGCCAATTCCCAAATGCGGCAGCTGAGTTCCCTCGGGCCTTGTTGATGGATCCCAAGTTCTTGAAAGAATTTGCCGATCACCTTTGCGAGTTGAGCAAAACCCCAATCGCGGCGGTCCGTCCCAAGACTCGCAAGGCGAACGCCAATCATGACGAATATCGTGACACCGTCTCCCCTGTATTGGTCACGGGCATGCTTATGGCGATCCTTCAAGGACTGGGCCAAGTCATCAGTCCCACAACCATTACCAAGCGAATGAGGGAGCAGGTCAATTGGGACAACACTAATAAACCATTCCACCGGTCCCCGCTTTGGGTTCTTCTTCGTGCCGCCGTTGGAATCTTGCTTCGCCAAAGCTCAGGGCCGATTGACCGAGACTTCCTGTACAAATCTGTCACCACTTTTTATCATGCCTCCCTGCTCGACATGGCCACCACCTGTGGTCTCGATAGCGACCTTCGATTCACCATGGCCGCGAAAATTAACCGCAGAATTGTCAAGCTCGATCACTTGGTGGAACTCCCCTGGACGACGCTCGTCCAAAAGGTTGTGGCTCGTGATCATGATGAGCTCAAGGGTAGATGGCTTGCTGCCCAACAAGAAAAATGTCTGTCAAATACTGACAGGCCACTTGCGGGCCTTCGCTTTGCCGACGATACCAACCTTCAGCTCACCGGGCTCAAGAAACACCTGGCCGGGATTGAATCTCGTCCATCAGCCGACACGGTTGATCCTGGACCTGGCGATGATTCAACAATGCCTGAGTTCTCGTCGACGTCGCCTCCTTCCCTACACTCAAACCCGGATATGCGGCCGTTTGTTCTCTTGAACTTTGAGGCCTGGGTCGATCAACATCTATCGTCATGGGTGGTCTCTCAACttgacaagaacaacaagcaGCACGACAGGGCTGCACATGGTATCGGTGAACTGGAATGCATGATCCAGACGTATCTTTGCTTTGCCAAAGACTCGTATGTCAACGACCCGGAGGCATTGTCCATGATGTATTTGGTTACCATGGAGCTGTGGGTTGCATTGGACCGGATCGCTGGCGACGCCATTCCCCTCTTGTTGGAGTATGACCCTGGCTTTACTTCCGACATATTCAATCCTTTGATTCTGCCGACGAAGAGGCGAATGGAGCGGCTGCAGACAATTGAGAACTATCTCGCCAACCGTCGAACAGGCACCTACCCACCTATGTTTTGCGGTTTTGGTGGGGCCAACTCCTTTGCCGTTCGGTACTTTGATGCGTCTCTTCCTGGTGGACATTCCGATCTGCATTCCCAGATTGTTTCGTACGCGGAGAGGAATAAACATCAGAAGCtcgaggagtttgatggAAAGCGCCAGGAGTATGCCAAGTTGTCCTCGGAACGATCACAAACGGACCATAACAGGACATGGAACCCGCAATCTTGCAGGTTCCAATGTTCCTGGGATTGTAAAGCATGTGACCTGGATGCAAGGCTAAAGGTGATAACAATTCGAAGGTTCGAGTGGCCACTACCTACAAATCGCTGCGAGGCCATAGCAGTTGTTTTCGAGATTGCTCTCCCCAGCGTCGTGCTTGTTTGGCGGAACACCACCGTGCATATCTTCCTGTCTATTCTGATGAACAGCGATATTTGTAAGGAGAGGGTGCACCTGGAGCTTTACTACCCCGAAGAGCATTCTGGCTTGCAACGCTTTACCGGAAGCACCAGTAGCATCAAGCTGGCATCGGTGGTCAAATCTGTCGAGAGGTCTCATTACAGCAGTACGCAACACATCAGCATGTTCACTGAAGCGAATATCTGTGTTGAGCATGGATGCCGATACGACTATTACCACACTGGGAAGAACTTGAGGCACGATGAGATCTTCGAGAGGCCGTCCATCCACAGCGCGTGTTCGCATGCAGCGCACGAACCAAACGATCACTTGAGTAAATTTATTCGGCAAAGCTCTCACGACTCAAACTACGTCATATCCTCCCAAGATTGTTGTCCCCAGGATATGACGCTCGAAGCGCTCAGGGCTTTCGGACATCATCGTTCAGGGGATAGCCTCCAATGGGGCAACACCCTGAGTCAGTTGACTATGCCCTCACTAGACCTGAATCGACAGTCTACCTTTCTTTTAGTGATGCAATCATGCACCGAGGCTGGCGCCCAGGATAAACTCAATTCAGTCTATCGTAAGACTCACAATGACGCAGCAGATGAGCTCTTTGCTGGCAAGTTTCTTGGGGCGTTGGAAGACGCATTTGCCCGATTCCACGAAAACTGGCAGAATGACATTGCTGTCGGGCTGTTGGCCTGTTTGGCCACTCGTATCCTGTCCCTGACCAGCTCTTCTTCTATCGCTTCAGGGgtcctccagctcttggCCCGCATCAGGCAAACCTCCATGGCATGGACCCGACAGCTTTTGCGCAAACGATCTAAGAGTTCGTCTGAAAATGAACGCGAGGCGTTCGCCCACAGAGCACTTATGACAGCATTCATTTGCATGTCGACATTTGACATGGATTCGGATCTGCTCGACCCACTGCTATCGTCACCAAAACAGCTCTCACACTTTGTCGAGGCCGCAATCACCGCATGCGATCACCTTCCTTCCAAGTTATCCAATCCTGTCTATCGCTTTATGGCTTACAGATGGCGAAATTTGATGTATCAGTCAATGGGAATGATGCGAGCAGAGATTATTGGAAATCGGAATTCCGGTTTTGGGTCCGCAGTTCAGCATATTTGGGCCGCCTTCGATCCATCTCAGTCAACGTGGGTAACTCGGCAAGGATCACAAGGCCATATTGTGGAGTCTTCGATGTCCAGGAACGGGAAGAACACCAAGGCAAGCTGGAACATGTTGACAGGAGAGCTCCTTGTCAATGGATATCCGCTTTCACGGCTCCCTCGGAAATATGAGGCCGATCAGAATTACAGCCAATTGTTTGGAACACGGATTCTCGAGGTTGTGCCATCCACGATTCAAGGTATGCACTTCTCCGCTCGCCAGGACCAGGACGGATGGATTGTGCATTTTGCCATGTTGGACGGCATAGTCGTGATACAAGCTGTCAAGAGGGGATCAAACGACGAGGAGCTCTGGGAATTTATCCCACGTTCTTGCTTCTTGGGAGGCCTTTCCAAGTCGTTCGTCATGGACTTTTCACACTGGAGAAATAATAGCACCGGCGAGATTGAGTTTcgtccagcagcaacaccatgGGAGCACTCGCCCAATCACTGGCTCCTCGCAAAAGAAGGCGTCCGAACAGTTCTAAGGCTAGACCAAGACCTTGTCATAGACCTTCACAGCGAGACGGCTCTCGCAATTTCGACTAGACTGGAGCCTTTAGACTGCAGGGAGAACATTGACATGATATTCCATCACGGTGCAGACAAGGGCCAGCTGAATGTCACTTTGCCCAGATTcgctctttccttttcccttgCACCAGGCAGTTCAAATCTTCGTTCGAAGCATTACGCCGGAATGATTATCGACGAACGTCAGGAAATCGGTGCTCTAATTGGGCTCAAGAGCAAGCTGGTTCTACGAGACGAGAAACATGTGGACAACTTACAGCCTTCACGACTCCTTCTCATACCTCGTGGCCAGCCCACTGTCACAATGCATGATGACCATGTCCGCGTCAAGATCCTAACAGAAAACATACCACACGTCAAGCACGAAGCATTCAGAATTGACACAAGACTTGGTCAACTCGTCGACAATGGATCATTGGTCAGCAAGCTATATCTATGCTTGCTGCACGCTTTGACATCCCACTGTCTCCCTGATCCTTTGACCAGTCGCACTGGCACTGAAGAGGCAACCAGAGTACTACAGCTCTCAGCGGTCCGGTCGTTCCAACGCCTGGAAAGCGATTGCATCGAAATCCTCGCGAAAATCTCTGGCCTGTCGCCGAAAAGAAGGTTTTATCCAGAACATCTACAAAACATGGAACAGTGCAGTTGGAATCCTAACCTTCCCGTGCTCTCTCAGTATGATGGATTTCTGGCAATGGTCGAGGAAATTATGGCACATGCTGAAGATTGCGAGGTGCTATACGAGCAAAGcaagggtggtgctggcgagGCAATCCGTGAGTTGGCCAGGAGTGTGAAGACCCATCTTCTCACCGAGCGAGCAATCATCAGAAATTCGAGCTTCCGAGTCACTCAGTTTGGGGCCGAGGACCATTCGGCTCGGTATGATGTCAATTATGGAGGACGGCACAGCAAAGATCAGGAAGTCGAACGTTCAAGCATAGCCCGGAACATTGCATTGATGGTTAGCTCTGGAGCTCCGCAACTATTGTTTCCCACAACACCGAGCCTCAAGCAATCGATCTTATCCATAACTAGCAACAGCTTTTCTGGGGATCCTCGAGTCGGCTTGGGATTCAACGCCGAGCACTATGAGAAGCCCGAGGTCGCTCTGAAGGAGCTCTGGTGCGGGCTGCACCGAGCACTCGCCACAGAAGAGAATTGTTACCggatcatcttcttcctctcttccctctcttttGCAACCAAGGCAAATCTCGACGTGGTTCAAGCCTTGTTGGCCATAGCTACTCAGCGACGCATGTCTGGAGGTCTGGTCACCCCTCCCGACGAGCAGTTATTTGATCTGACCCATGACCGACTGTCATTGCGGCAAAGAGTTGAGAGAATCGTGAAAGAGAAGCGTTTATCCATGAAGCTATGCCCCGACATGCCCGTCTACAGACAACGACACGAGAGCGAAAGTGACTTCCAAGCAAGGTACTATCAAGAATGGGAAACTCTGTCTGGTTCAATGGTTAGAGCACTGGTTTCAGACTTTGAAAGTCAGTGGTCGAAGTCTTGGACAGTCacgaggccttcttcgcgACAACCTTGTGAGCACTGGGTACCTCTTAGTGTTGTGATACCATTGGTGAACAAGACGCTGGATCTCACCAGAAGGACAATTCTGTTCACAGACTATCTAGACAGCTTGGCACTAGCCATTGAAGGCATGACCTGTCTAGCAACATCTCGTGGTTCTTTAGTGGCATCATTGCCATTTGTCGATGATGAGAACACGCAACGGCCATCCAGTACACCAATTGGTTTCATCAAGGACACTTCGCTTTTCTCCAATCCGCCACCTGAAATCCATCGCCCCGTGCCAGAGAGATTCTTGGATCTGTTGGAAGAGATACCACCCGTTGACGTGGGAAAGAGGCCAATCACAAACCTTATCGAGCATATAGCAGCTCTTGGACAGGAAGAGGAACACCAGCGCATCTACGTACACGAGCTTCGCCAGAGTTCTAAAAGTGTCGGCACCGTACATGTCAGACTCAAGATACATGGACAGGCTCTTTTCTCCCGACTCTCCCAATATCTCATCAAGTGTCAAGGCGACAGCGTGCGGATCGAAAATGACATCGTGAGGGCATTGAAGTGCGGTGGAGTTTCCAAGGAGCTTTCTGTCAGCGCCGACCTCTTTCCACGGATATCTCCCATTTTTCTTCTGCAGCATCTCAGAAGGGATAGATGGATCAAGTTACCTCCCAAATGGCGATTGGCTTTGATGAACTATGCCCTTTCGCTCGCATACCTGCAGCGGGCCGAGCGCCTAGTAAACTCCTGCCAATCCGCCAACCGGCGAGTCGACTTTCTTAAGGAACTTCGAAATTTTGGGCACCATGACGAGAAAGACTTCGACCCCTTGGACTGGCCAGAGTATGTGCTGCTGGAGGTTGAACAAGGGATTTTGATACGGCCGGTACAGCATCAGATTGCTGCAAACATGCGCCAGCCTCCGGCGGGGAAAAGCTGCGTCATGCAGCTCAATATGGGGGAGGGCAAATCTTCAGTCATTGTTCCCATTGTCTCTATTTCGATCTCAGACGGATCCTGCCTAGCACGTGTGGTTGTTGCCAAGGCACAGGCAAAGCAGATGGAACACACACTTGTCAGCGCCATTGGCCGCTTGGTTGGCCGTCGCGTCTATTTTCTTCCCATCTCCAGGGCCGTCCGCGTTGACGGCAAGGCCATCAGAACCATTGCACGCTTGATACGGCAATGCAAGGAGGAATGCGGTGTGTTACTTGTACAGCCTGAGCACATCTTGTCATTCAAGCTCATGGGATTGGAGGGAGTTTGGAACAAGCATCCTGTGGCTCAAACGATCCTTAGCACATATAGTGAGCTTGAAAGTATCTCTCGCGATATTGTGGATGAGAGTGATGAAAACTTCAGTGTCAAGTTTGAGCTCGTCTACACCATGGGAAGTCAGCAGCCAGTCGATATGAGCCCTgagagatggatgttgatcCAAGACTTGTTAGGTGTCGTCAGGGATGtcgccaagaagctcaagcgTGGGGATACAAAACAATCAGGGCCAACTGATGGACTCCTTTTTGAAGAGGAGCCCAACTGTGGTCGGTTTCCAACGATTCGGACCCTCGATAAGTCTGCTGGTACGCAGCTGATGGAAGCCACTGCTCGCGAGCTGTGCCGTGTGGGCATGAGAGGTCTGCCCATCCAGCATCAGACCAGACAGATGCGTGATGCAGTTCTACAGTACATTATGGATCCTGATGTTGATCAACAGCACattgagatggtggagaatGATCGGTCCGGTCTCGTTCAGAACGACACCATGAGAAGAGGACTTTTCCTGCTGAGAGGACTTCTGGCATCTGGTGTGCTTCAGTTTGCCCTGGGTCAAAAGCGTTTTCGCGTCAACTATGGACTTGCACCGGACCGGCAACCAGCAACGATGCTTGCAGTACCGTACAGGGCGAAGGATTCGCCGGCCCCACGTTCCGAGTTCAGCCATACAGATGTTGTCATCGTTCTGACGTGCCTGAGCTACTACTACCGTGGTTTGACGGAGGCCGAACTTTTTCTGTCCCTTGAGGTGCTTTCAACCTCTGATCGGGCTGAGCAAGAGTACTCCGACTGGTCTCGAGCTTCTCCGCTCCTAGACCGTGCACTGAGACATTTCTCTGCTGTCAACCTGAAGGACAAAACACTATACACAGAAAAGCTCTTCCCAGGTTTGCGCTTCTCGAAACCGGTCATCGATTACTACCTGTCCACCGTTGTCTTTCCGAAGGGGATAAGAGAGTTTCCACTCAAGCTTTCGAGCTCTGGATGGGATCTCGCCAAGCAAAAGGCACATGCAGTCACGGGCTTTAGCGGGACAACGGACTCGAAATAtgtcctccccccatccataAGCGCGCAGGATCTTCCAGAGCAGATTTATACCAACTCTCATGTGCTAGCATGTCTGTTGCAGAGCGAGAACACGGTTGTGGAGCTGGGAACTGAGCAGGAGGACCTCTGCGCCTTGACAGTGAACATGCTCCTGTCAGCGGTTATCAAGTCGATCCAGGCGATGCGCGTCATTCTTGACGTTGGTGCGCAGATCGTTGAGCTCAGCAATCTTCAATTTGTCAAGCACTGGCTTTCTGTTGTCTCGGATGCAGACGCTGTCATCTTTTTCAACGACAACGATGAGCTGTCGGTGGTCACTCGAGATGGGACGGTGGAGTCATTCTACACTTCACCTTTCAAGACTCAGACGGAGCGGTGTCTCGTTTTCCTCGACCAGGCACATACCCGCGGTACCGATCTCAGATTGCCAGATGACTACAGGGCTGCCGTGACTCTGGGTCCAGGGGTAACAAAGGATACTCTTGTACAAG CCTGTATGAGAATGCGGAAGCTTGGCAGCGGCCAATCAGTCACATTTTGTCTCTCCCCCGAAATGCAAAGGAGAGTTCGCGATTATGAACGCATGGATGCCTCACAGCCCATCACCGTCATGCATGTTCTTGCGTTTGCCATATTCGAAACGTGGAATGACGCCCACCGAAGCGTTCTGCTCTGGGCTACCCAGGGCTTGCGTCATCAACGCCAGGAGGAAATCTTGAGTCGTATTGGAGGTTATGACAAGCTCcaggttgaagatgttgaagAGTATCTTGAGGCTGAGGCACAGACTGTGGAGAAGCGGTACCGACCAGGACCAGGAACTCAGGCTCAGAGTTTGGCTTGCCAGCTTGAAGATGCTTCGAGTTTGGTGTCGAGACGGGCCGACGTTGCTGCCATTCGGGCGAAATGTATCAAGTTTGGCTTCAAAAACTTGGACTTGGTTGCCACActggaagaagaacaggagCGGGAGCTAGCTCCAGAGATCGAGCAAGAACGACACATTGAGCGTCCGGAACCTATGAAGCCGCTCAGGCACTCGCTTCATCCAGATATCAGACTGTTTGTGGTTACTGGCAGGCTGGATCCAGAAAGTAGGGCAGTCTTGCCCGCATTTCACGCCATGCTGCGAAGCAGTGCGTCGAAAGTCTTCCCCGCGAACAAGTTCCCGGCTAGTCTACTGGTCACTAAAGATTTTGCCAATACTGTCCGGCCCAGCCAAGCTGGCTACTGCTCCGATTCATATCAGCGGCCCGTCCAATGGATCCTGACTTCGAAGATCTCCGGAGATACTAAACAGACGGACACGGGCTCAAGAATGCTGATGGTCGTGATCAGCCCCCACGAAGCGGAGATTATCAAGTCTCAGATTCTCCGGGACTCCAACGTCGCGGGCACTCTGCACAGCTACCTCCCACGTTCGAGTCTCTCTTTCCGGAGTATGGAAGACCTCAAGACATTTACATACCCGTTCATGACACCAACGCAGCTCGAAAAGTGGACACCGCCCCCAGAGCTGATCATGCAGCTCAACCTCTTTGCCGGGCAGCTCTATCTTCGCAGTTATGAAGAATATGTCCGGATGTGTCGGTATCTCGGGCTGTCGTTTACCGAGAACAAGAGTGATGGTTCTggcggggttgtggttggagCGGATGGGTTTGTTGGTCGCGCTGGTGGGAAGGGCTATGAGGATTGTCCTTTTGAGGAGAGTCCTGTTGGGTTCTTGAGCGTGCTTTAcaagaggttgaggagggattgTGCAAACATTGATAGGACGCACATGGGGACTGTTTTGGCGGGAGGGATTCTGACGGAGAAGGATTTTGAGaggattggtgatgatgaagaggggacTGGAGgtttggagaagggggtAGGACAGATGAGATTGGATTGA
- a CDS encoding hypothetical protein (COG:H; EggNog:ENOG503P38Y; MEROPS:MER0066227; antiSMASH:Cluster_5), producing MDSTTVAVEVSRQEDTFVKVFDDDSKEFWHETTLLTFIKLLQSSGYSNQDIEIHGKWYEPLPRLLPSFYRWARLTRDSTRYNRFIIPALGGRPQPGKKPLFNARITADGSPMELSVNFKETSNVRTVRFTIEATGPEAGTPIDPYNQEQTTRLLHNMTKSIPSIHLGQYNTFIRSLFLPASTAPSLLPKVPHETPLSQAWVACDLAHGGDIMAKVYFMPFLKWLHTASSPSAAVSTKDIIFDIARQCDGPYGSYNHPIALLDSYLCSFPSGPSRPTVEMIAIDCIDSPSARIKCYLRTGVTTLQQAKDAMTLGGRTETEDTEAMLNQLGELWSVLFRPKIGAGEDIETKSVLFEGAYCHLAVEMRPGFPGSVDTKFAYSCEQSRGGAE from the coding sequence ATGGACTCAACTACTGTCGCCGTTGAGGTATCTCGCCAGGAGGATACCTTCGTCAAGGTATTCGACGACGACTCCAAGGAGTTCTGGCACGAAACCACCCTTCTCACTTTCATAAAACTGCTGCAGAGTAGCGGGTACAGCAACCAGGATATCGAGATTCATGGTAAATGGTAtgaacctcttcctcgtttATTACCATCCTTCTATCGCTGGGCTCGACTGACGAGAGACTCGACCAGGTACAACCGCTTCATCATCCCTGCCCTGGGCGGCCGTCCCCAGCCCGGCAAAAAGCCCCTTTTCAACGCCCGCATCACGGCCGATGGCTCCCCCATGGAGCTGAGCGTCAACTTTAAAGAGACCTCTAACGTCCGCACCGTACGATTCACCATTGAGGCTACCGGCCCCGAAGCTGGTACGCCGATCGACCCTTACAATCAAGAACAGaccacccgcctcctccacaacatGACCAAGTCAATCCCCAGCATCCATCTCGGCCAGTACAACACGTTCATTCGgagcctcttcctccccgcctcgaccgccccttccctccttcccaaagTTCCCCATgaaacccccctctcccaagccTGGGTGGCTTGTGACCTGGCTCACGGGGGAGACATCATGGCAAAGGTGTACTTCATGCCCTTCCTCAAATGGCTTCACActgcctcctccccgtcagcCGCCGTCTCGACCAAGGACATCATCTTCGACATTGCCCGCCAGTGCGACGGACCCTATGGCAGTTACAACCACCCCATCGCTCTGCTTGACTCGTATCtttgctccttcccttcgGGGCCGTCCCGGCCAACAGTGGAAATGATCGCCATCGATTGCATCGACTCTCCTTCTGCTCGAATCAAGTGTTATCTCCGTACCGGCGTGACAACCCTCCAGCAGGCAAAAGATGCAATGACGCTTGGGGGGAGGACCGAGACGGAGGATACCGAGGCCATGCTGAACCAGCTGGGGGAGCTCTGGAGTGTGTTATTCCGGCCCAAGATCGGTGCCGGCGAGGATATCGAGACAAAGTCTGTCTTGTTCGAGGGAGCGTACTGTCAtttggcggtggagatgaGGCCTGGCTTCCCTGGCTCGGTCGATACGAAGTTTGCATATTCCTGTGAACAAAGTCGAGGGGGGGCTGAGTGA